One part of the Arabidopsis thaliana chromosome 1 sequence genome encodes these proteins:
- the TH1 gene encoding thiamine biosynthesis protein (THIAMINE REQUIRING 1 (TH1); FUNCTIONS IN: phosphomethylpyrimidine kinase activity, thiamin-phosphate diphosphorylase activity, hydroxymethylpyrimidine kinase activity; INVOLVED IN: thiamin biosynthetic process; LOCATED IN: chloroplast; EXPRESSED IN: 22 plant structures; EXPRESSED DURING: 13 growth stages; CONTAINS InterPro DOMAIN/s: Thiamine monophosphate synthase (InterPro:IPR003733), Phosphomethylpyrimidine kinase type-2 (InterPro:IPR004399), Aldolase-type TIM barrel (InterPro:IPR013785), Phosphomethylpyrimidine kinase type-1 (InterPro:IPR013749); Has 15989 Blast hits to 15891 proteins in 2548 species: Archae - 338; Bacteria - 12149; Metazoa - 165; Fungi - 331; Plants - 107; Viruses - 0; Other Eukaryotes - 2899 (source: NCBI BLink).) — protein MNSLGGIRSWPANWRSTTASMTTTESVRKVPQVLTVAGSDSGAGAGIQADLKVCAARGVYCASVITAVTAQNTRGVQSVHLLPPEFISEQLKSVLSDFEFDVVKTGMLPSTEIVEVLLQNLSDFPVRALVVDPVMVSTSGHVLAGSSILSIFRERLLPIADIITPNVKEASALLDGFRIETVAEMRSAAKSLHEMGPRFVLVKGGDLPDSSDSVDVYFDGKEFHELRSPRIATRNTHGTGCTLASCIAAELAKGSSMLSAVKVAKRFVDNALDYSKDIVIGSGMQGPFDHFFGLKKDPQSSRCSIFNPDDLFLYAVTDSRMNKKWNRSIVDALKAAIEGGATIIQLREKEAETREFLEEAKACIDICRSHGVSLLINDRIDIALACDADGVHVGQSDMPVDLVRSLLGPDKIIGVSCKTPEQAHQAWKDGADYIGSGGVFPTNTKANNRTIGLDGLKEVCEASKLPVVAIGGIGISNAGSVMQIDAPNLKGVAVVSALFDQDCVLTQAKKLHKTLKESKRGI, from the exons ATGAATAGCTTAGGAGGAATTAGGAGTTGGCCGGCGAATTGGAGAAGTACGACGGCGTCAATGACGACGACGGAGAGCGTTAGAAAGGTACCGCAAGTTTTAACAGTGGCGGGATCAGATTCCGGCGCCGGAGCTGGAATTCAAGCCGACCTTAAAGTCTGCGCAGCTCGTGGTGTGTATTGCGCTTCCGTCATAACCGCAGTCACTGCTCAGAACACTCGAGGAGTTCAATctgttcatcttcttcctccggaATTTATCTCTGAACAGCTCAAATCCGTCCTCTCTGACTTCGAATTCGACGTC GTGAAGACTGGGATGCTTCCTTCTACTGAGATCGTTGaggttcttcttcaaaatctaTCAGATTTTCCAGTTCGTG CTTTGGTTGTTGATCCTGTGATGGTATCTACTAGTGGTCACGTTTTGGCTGGTTCTTCTATTCTCTCTATCTTTAG AGAGAGATTACTACCAATTGCTGACATAATTACCCCAAATGTGAAAGAGGCTTCTGCTTTACTTGATGGTTTTCGGATTGAGACTGTTGCAGAAATGCGGTCTGCAGCAAAGTCGTTGCATGAAATGGGTCCTAG ATTCGTACTTGTTAAAGGTGGTGATCTTCCTGACTCATCAGATTCAGTAGATGTTTACTTTGATG GCAAGGAGTTTCATGAACTCCGTTCTCCTCGCATAGCTACAAGAAATACTCATGGGACTGGTTGCACTTTGGCTTCCTGTATTGCAGCTGAGCTTGCAAAAGGCTCTTCCATGCTCTCAGCCGTCAag GTGGCTAAACGCTTTGTCGATAATGCCCTAGATTACAGCAAAGATATTGTCATTGGCAGTGGGATGCAAGGACCTTTTGACCATTTTTTTGGTCTTAAGAAGGATCCTCAAAGTTCTCGATGCAGCATATTCAATCCAGATGACCTGTTTCTATATGCTGTTACAGATTCTAGAATGAACAAAAAATGGAACCGTTCCATTGTGGATGCCTTGAAAGCTGCTATAGAGGGAGGGGCCACCATCATACAACTGAG GGAGAAAGAAGCCGAAACACGGGagtttcttgaagaagcaaaagcatGCATTGATATATGCCGGTCCCATGGAGTTAGTTTGCTGATAAACGACAGGATCGACATTGCCCTTGCTTGTGATGCTGATGGAGTCCATGTTGGTCAATCCGACATGCCGGTTGATCTAGTTCGGTCTCTTCTTGGCCCGGACAAGATCATAGGGGTCTCATGTAAGACACCAGAACAAGCTCATCAAGCATGGAAAGATGGTGCGGACTACATTGGGTCAGGAGGAGTTTTTCCAACGAACACTAAGGCCAACAATCGTACCATAGGACTTGATGGGCTAAAAGAAGTATGTGAAGCATCAAAATTACCGGTTGTTGCAATCGGAGGCATAGGGATCTCAAATGCTGGGTCTGTTATGCAGATCGATGCACCGAACCTAAAAGGTGTAGCAGTTGTGTCAGCTTTGTTCGACCAAGATTGTGTTTTGACTCAAGCTAAGAAGTTGCATAAAACGCTTAAAGAGAGCAAAAGGGGAATTTGA
- a CDS encoding T-complex protein 11 (T-complex protein 11; CONTAINS InterPro DOMAIN/s: T-complex 11 (InterPro:IPR008862); BEST Arabidopsis thaliana protein match is: T-complex protein 11 (TAIR:AT4G09150.1); Has 9929 Blast hits to 7090 proteins in 817 species: Archae - 19; Bacteria - 1454; Metazoa - 4175; Fungi - 699; Plants - 382; Viruses - 14; Other Eukaryotes - 3186 (source: NCBI BLink).) translates to MEEDRGEAIVLDISPEINNTPAVMMRVPRRIRERLLSDCSNKKTVSSVQDIEDKLLHAHLRRQQFYHNVSRKARAKPRSPSRSSDEELGQRIEARLLAAEQKRLEILAKAQMRLAKLDELRQAAKTSVEIRSERERVKLGTQVESRVQKAEANRMKILKASHQKRACAKERTSQSMMRRMARESKYKERVRASINQKRVAAEKKRLGLLEAEKKKARARVQQVRHVANSVSNQREIERSKMRDKLEDKLQRAKRYRSEFLRQRRRQRDSISLYCDMMQEDADLLSRKLSRCWRCFVRQKRTTLDLAKAYDGLKINESLPFEQLAMLLESLNTLKTVKSLLDRLEIRLEASKNVTTVSQPSILDNIDHLLKRVATPRRKATPSTLRSRKGKKVSSVRNVAGTSVKMSRYPVRVVLSAFMILGHPDAVFNGQGDQEAALNNAAKGFVRELKLLINVIQEGPVQVSGGESKHRTLRSQLDLFDKAWCSFLNSFVIWKVKDARLLEDDLVRAACQLELSMIQKCKLTPEGVDTMLTHDKKAIQMQVTQDQELLTEKVRHLSGVAGVERMESALLETRTKYFQAKEDGSPMANQLAHFFSPSPASSPVQSVSSSSSRSKDSIGVEGSNRVNRSLLKDDTPPSSGPSRVSNGTVDEVSNQNELMVNEFLHDGNLNFPGGSTVKDEEDNLKRRIKETMERAFWDNVMESMKLEKPDYSCISNLMKEVSDELCQMVPDSWKVEITETIDLDILSQLLNSGTLDIDYLGKMLEFALATLRKLSAPANDRENESTHRDLLKELHRLCEAEDESGNFRAVAIVKGIRFILEQIQELKREIGIGRIAIMKPFLQGPAGFDYLTKAFEKRYGPPTQAYESLPVTRRWISTLLSSKEEWEEHNNTLSALNVVERSSMGISLKTGGSFLSPVNTTSKSTVMDTAGQLSECKGERVDLAVRLGLLKLVNQVAGLTPEVLPETFQLNLFRVRDIQAEIQNIIVVTTSLLIWRQMLAKSESETESMAKKLLELLDGKEGAGLTEIIETTMSEEDGEKKKMMRGLLGKSLGEGNTVYERVTSCIYKAARGALLAGNGENGKRMVETEMKKVGGGGGLKERVLETARALGVVACVSVRVHGPWLTQLMPQH, encoded by the exons ATGGAGGAAGATCGTGGGGAAGCGATCGTTTTAGATATTTCGCCGGAGATTAATAATACTCCGGCGGTAATGATGAGAGTTCCACGGAGGATTCGTGAGAGGCTTTTGTCTGACTGTAGTAATAAGAAGACAGTATCTTCTGTTCAAGATATTGAAGACAAGCTTCTTCATGCCCATCTACGAAGAcag CAATTTTATCATAACGTTTCGAGAAAGGCTCGTGCTAAACCTAGAAGTCCTTCACGATCATCTGATGAAGAACTTGGCCAACGAATCGAAGCAAGACTTCTGGCTGCTGAAcaaaaaag GTTGGAGATTCTTGCGAAGGCACAGATGCGTTTGGCGAAGTTAGATGAGTTAAGACAAGCAGCGAAAACAAGTGTGGAGATACGGTCGGAGAGGGAACGTGTGAAGCTTGGAACTCAAGTGGAGTCTCGTGTTCAAAAGGCTGAAGCTAATAGAATGAAGATTCTCAAGGCGTCTCATCAGAAAAGGGCTTGTGCTAAAGAGAGAACGTCACAGTCTATGATGAGGAGGATGGCTAGAGAGAGTAAGTATAAGGAAAGAGTTCGTGCTTCGATTAATCAGAAACGTGTAGCTGCTGAGAAGAAACGTCTTGGGTTGCttgaagctgagaagaagaaagcacgTGCTCGTGTCCAACAAGTACGTCATGTTGCCAACTCTGTTTCTAATCAGCGTGAGATAGAGAGAAGTAAAATGAGGGATAAACTTGAAGACAAATTGCAAAGA GCAAAGAGATATAGATCGGAGTTTCTTCgtcagagaagaagacaacgtGATTCCATTAGTCTCTATTGCGATATGATGCAGGAAGATGCTGATCTTCTTTCTAGAAAGCTGTCAAG GTGTTGGAGGTGCTTTGTAAGGCAGAAGAGGACAACTTTGGATTTGGCGAAAGCTTATGATGGTTTGAAGATTAACGAGTCATTACCGTTTGAGCAGCTTGCGATGCTACTTGAATCGCTGAACACTCTTAAAACGGTTAAATCTTTGCTTGATCGCCTTGAAATTCGCTTAGAAGCTTCTAAGAATGTTACCACGGTTTCTCAACCGTCCATATTGGATAATATTGATCACCTTCTTAAAAGAGTTGCCACACCAAGGAGAAAGGCTACGCCGAGTACTCTGAGGAGCAGAAAGGGAAAGAAGGTTTCTTCTGTTAGGAATGTGGCTGGGACATCAGTGAAGATGTCTAGGTATCCTGTCAGAGTTGTTCTTTCTGCCTTTATGATACTCGGCCATCCAGATGCTGTTTTTAATGGTCAAGGTGATCAAGAGGCTGCTCTCAATAACGCGGCTAAAGGGTTTGTGAGGGAGCTTAAGTTATTGATAAACGTTATTCAAGAGGGTCCTGTTCAGGTTTCGGGTGGAGAATCAAAACATCGGACCTTAAGATCTCAGTTGGACTTATTCGATAAGGCTTGGTGCTCCTTTTTGAACTCATTTGTGATTTGGAAAGTCAAGGATGCTCGGTTGTTGGAAGATGACCTGGTTAGAGCAGCTTGTCAGCTTGAGCTTTCTATGATTCAAAAATGCAAGCTAACTCCAGAAGGGGTTGACACTATGCTCACTCATGATAAGAAAGCAATTCAAATGCAG GTAACACAAGATCAAGAACTCCTAACAGAGAAAGTACGACACCTGAGTGGAGTTGCAGGAGTTGAGCGCATGGAAAGTGCGTTGTTGGAAACACGAACAAAGTACTTTCAGGCGAAGGAGGATGGAAGCCCTATGGCTAATCAGCTCGCACATTTCTTTTCTCCAAGCCCAGCTTCATCTCCAGTTCAGTCTGTGTCTAGTTCCAGCAGCAGAAGTAAAGATAGCATAGGTGTTGAAGGATCAAATCGTGTTAATCGTTCTTTATTGAAGGATGATACTCCACCCTCATCTGGACCCTCTAGAGTCAGTAATGGCACTGTGGACGAGGTTTCAAATCAGAATGAGTTGATGGTGAATGAGTTCCTGCATGATGGGAACCTCAACTTTCCTGGTGGATCCACTGTCAAGGATGAAGAGGACAATCTTAAG AGAAGGATAAAGGAGACTATGGAGAGAGCTTTCTGGGATAATGTCATGGAATCCATGAAATTGGAGAAGCCAGACTATAGCTGCATCTCTAACCTTATGAAAGAAGTGAGTGACGAACTTTGCCAGATGGTACCAGATAGCTGGAAAGTAGAAATAACTGAAACTATTGATCTGGACATTCTCTCACAG TTGCTCAACTCCGGCACCTTGGATATCGATTACCTTGGAAAGATGCTTGAGTTTGCGTTGGCTACTCTGCGGAAACTCTCTGCCCCAGCTAATGACCGTGAGAATGAAAGCACCCACCGGGATTTACTCAAGGAACTTCACAGGTTGTGTGAAGCTGAAGATGAGTCTGGTAACTTCCGTGCTGTTGCAATAGTCAAGGGGATCCGCTTCATTCTTGAGCAAATTCAG GAACTTAAGCGAGAGATAGGCATAGGTCGCATAGCAATCATGAAACCCTTTTTGCAAGGACCAGCAGGCTTTGATTACCTTACAAAAGCATTTGAAAAGCGTTATGGACCTCCCACTCAAGCCTACGAATCACTACCAGTGACACGAAGGTGGATATCAACTCTTTTGTCTAGCAAAGAAGAGTGGGAAGAACACAACAATACGCTTTCAGCCTTGAATGTGGTTGAGAGATCCTCCATGGGTATTTCTCTCAAAACGGGTGGAAGCTTTCTATCCCCAGTCAATACCACGTCCAAGTCAACTGTTATGGACACTGCAG GTCAACTATCAGAATGCAAGGGAGAAAGAGTTGATTTGGCAGTGAGGCTTGGGTTGTTGAAGCTGGTGAATCAGGTAGCTGGTTTAACACCAGAAGTTCTACCGGAAACTTTTCAGCTCAACCTCTTTCGCGTGAGGGATATTCAAGCTGAAATTCAGAATATAATTGTGGTAACCACAAG CTTGCTCATTTGGCGTCAAATGCTTGCAAAGAGCGAAAGCGAAACAGAAAGTATGGCAAAGAAATTGTTGGAGTTGTTAGATGGGAAGGAAGGAGCAGGACTAACGGAGATAATCGAAACAACAAtgagtgaagaagatggagagaagaagaagatgatgagaggATTATTGGGGAAGAGTTTGGGAGAAGGTAACACAGTGTATGAGAGAGTTACAAGTTGTATATACAAAGCGGCTCGAGGAGCTTTATTGGCTGGGAATGGAGAAAATGGGAAGAGAATGGTTGAAACAGAGATGAAGAAAGtaggaggaggtggaggattGAAAGAAAGGGTTTTAGAGACAGCTCGAGCCCTTGGTGTTGTAGCTTGTGTCTCAGTCAGAGTTCATGGTCCATGGTTGACTCAGCTCATGCCACAACattga
- a CDS encoding 2-oxoglutarate (2OG) and Fe(II)-dependent oxygenase superfamily protein (2-oxoglutarate (2OG) and Fe(II)-dependent oxygenase superfamily protein; FUNCTIONS IN: oxidoreductase activity, oxidoreductase activity, acting on paired donors, with incorporation or reduction of molecular oxygen, iron ion binding, L-ascorbic acid binding; INVOLVED IN: oxidation reduction; LOCATED IN: cellular_component unknown; CONTAINS InterPro DOMAIN/s: Prolyl 4-hydroxylase, alpha subunit (InterPro:IPR006620), Oxoglutarate/iron-dependent oxygenase (InterPro:IPR005123); BEST Arabidopsis thaliana protein match is: 2-oxoglutarate (2OG) and Fe(II)-dependent oxygenase superfamily protein (TAIR:AT3G18210.2); Has 444 Blast hits to 443 proteins in 76 species: Archae - 0; Bacteria - 16; Metazoa - 288; Fungi - 0; Plants - 94; Viruses - 3; Other Eukaryotes - 43 (source: NCBI BLink).), giving the protein MCNQTPLRSMALDSSGKQPEQQQQQQPRASSGNGEARLKLRRTPNEEHEPENYEDLPLDYSPSLFTSLERYLPEQLLNSTRIDKASFMRDLLLRYSPDTERVRVLRHKEYRDKIMSSYQRLHGEIYTLDPSSFFAPSFLGAFSRKSEPNFRSSMVESYPGIFTFEMFKPQFCEMLLAEVEHMEKWVYDSRSTIMRPNTMNNFGVVLDDFGFDSMLQKLVDDFISPIAQVLFPEVCGTSLDSHHGYIVEYGKDRDVDLGFHVDDSEVSLNVCLGKQFSGGELYFRGVRCDKHVNSDSTEKEVYDYSHVPGHAILHRGRHRHGARATTSGHRANLILWCRSSTFREMKNYQRDFSGWCGGCKLDKQRRQRDSINATKEILARKAAEKTLVELASKSCAE; this is encoded by the exons ATGTGCAATCAAACTCCTCTTAGATCTATGGCTCTCGATTCTTCCGGAAAACAACCtgagcagcagcaacaacaacaaccacgAGCCTCCTCTGGAAACGGCGAGGCAAGATTGAAGCTTCGGAGAACCCCTAATGAAGAACATGAGCCTGAGAACTATGAAGATCTACCTTTGGACTATAGTCCTTCTCTGTTCACCTCTCTTGAGCGTTACTTACCTGAGCAGCTTCTCAATTCCACACGAATCGATAAAGCTAGTTTCATGAGAGACCTTCTTCTCCGATATTCCCCTGATACTGAGCGAGTTCGG GTTCTGAGGCATAAAGAATACAGAGACAAAATCATGTCTTCTTACCAA CGTCTGCATGGAGAGATCTATACTCTTGACCCTAGTAGTTTCTTTGCGCCATCGTTTCTTGGAGCTTTTAGTCGGAAGTCAGAGCCGAATTTCAGAAGTAGTATGGTTGAATCTTATCCTGGGATTTTCACTTTTGAAATGTTTAAACCACAGTTTTGTGAAATGTTATTAGCAGAG GTTGAACATATGGAGAAATGGGTTTATGATTCAAGATCCACAATAATGAGACCTAATACGATGAACAATTTCGGTGTTGTCCTTGATGATTTTGGCTTTGATAGCATGCTTCAGAAGTTGGTTGATGACTTTATTAGTCCTATAGCTCAAG TTCTGTTCCCGGAAGTCTGTGGAACCTCTTTAGATTCTCACCATGGCTATATTGTTGAATATGGAAAAGATAGGGATGTTGATCTTG ggtttcatgTGGATGACTCAGAAGTTAGTTTAAATGTCTGCTTGGGTAAACAATTCTCTGGCGGGGAGCTGTATTTTCGAGGGGTGAGATGTGATAAGCATGTGAATTCCGATAGCACTGAAAAG GAAGTTTATGATTACTCTCATGTACCTGGTCACGCCATTCTTCATCGTGGACGTCATCGCCATGGTGCTAGAGCTACAACTTCTGGACACCGAGCCAACTTGATTTTGTGGTGTAGAAG CTCAACTTTTCGAGAGATGAAGAATTATCAGAGAGATTTCTCAGGTTGGTGTGGAGGATGCAAACTTGATAAACAGAGAAGGCAGCGTGATTCGATTAATGCAACTAAAGAG ATACTAGCAAGGAAAGCTGCAGAGAAGACACTTGTTGAGCTGGCTTCAAAATCATGTGCcgagtaa
- a CDS encoding T-complex protein 11 (T-complex protein 11; INVOLVED IN: biological_process unknown; EXPRESSED IN: 24 plant structures; EXPRESSED DURING: 13 growth stages; CONTAINS InterPro DOMAIN/s: T-complex 11 (InterPro:IPR008862); BEST Arabidopsis thaliana protein match is: T-complex protein 11 (TAIR:AT4G09150.2); Has 30201 Blast hits to 17322 proteins in 780 species: Archae - 12; Bacteria - 1396; Metazoa - 17338; Fungi - 3422; Plants - 5037; Viruses - 0; Other Eukaryotes - 2996 (source: NCBI BLink).): MRLAKLDELRQAAKTSVEIRSERERVKLGTQVESRVQKAEANRMKILKASHQKRACAKERTSQSMMRRMARESKYKERVRASINQKRVAAEKKRLGLLEAEKKKARARVQQVRHVANSVSNQREIERSKMRDKLEDKLQRAKRYRSEFLRQRRRQRDSISLYCDMMQEDADLLSRKLSRCWRCFVRQKRTTLDLAKAYDGLKINESLPFEQLAMLLESLNTLKTVKSLLDRLEIRLEASKNVTTVSQPSILDNIDHLLKRVATPRRKATPSTLRSRKGKKVSSVRNVAGTSVKMSRYPVRVVLSAFMILGHPDAVFNGQGDQEAALNNAAKGFVRELKLLINVIQEGPVQVSGGESKHRTLRSQLDLFDKAWCSFLNSFVIWKVKDARLLEDDLVRAACQLELSMIQKCKLTPEGVDTMLTHDKKAIQMQVTQDQELLTEKVRHLSGVAGVERMESALLETRTKYFQAKEDGSPMANQLAHFFSPSPASSPVQSVSSSSSRSKDSIGVEGSNRVNRSLLKDDTPPSSGPSRVSNGTVDEVSNQNELMVNEFLHDGNLNFPGGSTVKDEEDNLKRRIKETMERAFWDNVMESMKLEKPDYSCISNLMKEVSDELCQMVPDSWKVEITETIDLDILSQLLNSGTLDIDYLGKMLEFALATLRKLSAPANDRENESTHRDLLKELHRLCEAEDESGNFRAVAIVKGIRFILEQIQELKREIGIGRIAIMKPFLQGPAGFDYLTKAFEKRYGPPTQAYESLPVTRRWISTLLSSKEEWEEHNNTLSALNVVERSSMGISLKTGGSFLSPVNTTSKSTVMDTAGQLSECKGERVDLAVRLGLLKLVNQVAGLTPEVLPETFQLNLFRVRDIQAEIQNIIVVTTSLLIWRQMLAKSESETESMAKKLLELLDGKEGAGLTEIIETTMSEEDGEKKKMMRGLLGKSLGEGNTVYERVTSCIYKAARGALLAGNGENGKRMVETEMKKVGGGGGLKERVLETARALGVVACVSVRVHGPWLTQLMPQH; encoded by the exons ATGCGTTTGGCGAAGTTAGATGAGTTAAGACAAGCAGCGAAAACAAGTGTGGAGATACGGTCGGAGAGGGAACGTGTGAAGCTTGGAACTCAAGTGGAGTCTCGTGTTCAAAAGGCTGAAGCTAATAGAATGAAGATTCTCAAGGCGTCTCATCAGAAAAGGGCTTGTGCTAAAGAGAGAACGTCACAGTCTATGATGAGGAGGATGGCTAGAGAGAGTAAGTATAAGGAAAGAGTTCGTGCTTCGATTAATCAGAAACGTGTAGCTGCTGAGAAGAAACGTCTTGGGTTGCttgaagctgagaagaagaaagcacgTGCTCGTGTCCAACAAGTACGTCATGTTGCCAACTCTGTTTCTAATCAGCGTGAGATAGAGAGAAGTAAAATGAGGGATAAACTTGAAGACAAATTGCAAAGA GCAAAGAGATATAGATCGGAGTTTCTTCgtcagagaagaagacaacgtGATTCCATTAGTCTCTATTGCGATATGATGCAGGAAGATGCTGATCTTCTTTCTAGAAAGCTGTCAAG GTGTTGGAGGTGCTTTGTAAGGCAGAAGAGGACAACTTTGGATTTGGCGAAAGCTTATGATGGTTTGAAGATTAACGAGTCATTACCGTTTGAGCAGCTTGCGATGCTACTTGAATCGCTGAACACTCTTAAAACGGTTAAATCTTTGCTTGATCGCCTTGAAATTCGCTTAGAAGCTTCTAAGAATGTTACCACGGTTTCTCAACCGTCCATATTGGATAATATTGATCACCTTCTTAAAAGAGTTGCCACACCAAGGAGAAAGGCTACGCCGAGTACTCTGAGGAGCAGAAAGGGAAAGAAGGTTTCTTCTGTTAGGAATGTGGCTGGGACATCAGTGAAGATGTCTAGGTATCCTGTCAGAGTTGTTCTTTCTGCCTTTATGATACTCGGCCATCCAGATGCTGTTTTTAATGGTCAAGGTGATCAAGAGGCTGCTCTCAATAACGCGGCTAAAGGGTTTGTGAGGGAGCTTAAGTTATTGATAAACGTTATTCAAGAGGGTCCTGTTCAGGTTTCGGGTGGAGAATCAAAACATCGGACCTTAAGATCTCAGTTGGACTTATTCGATAAGGCTTGGTGCTCCTTTTTGAACTCATTTGTGATTTGGAAAGTCAAGGATGCTCGGTTGTTGGAAGATGACCTGGTTAGAGCAGCTTGTCAGCTTGAGCTTTCTATGATTCAAAAATGCAAGCTAACTCCAGAAGGGGTTGACACTATGCTCACTCATGATAAGAAAGCAATTCAAATGCAG GTAACACAAGATCAAGAACTCCTAACAGAGAAAGTACGACACCTGAGTGGAGTTGCAGGAGTTGAGCGCATGGAAAGTGCGTTGTTGGAAACACGAACAAAGTACTTTCAGGCGAAGGAGGATGGAAGCCCTATGGCTAATCAGCTCGCACATTTCTTTTCTCCAAGCCCAGCTTCATCTCCAGTTCAGTCTGTGTCTAGTTCCAGCAGCAGAAGTAAAGATAGCATAGGTGTTGAAGGATCAAATCGTGTTAATCGTTCTTTATTGAAGGATGATACTCCACCCTCATCTGGACCCTCTAGAGTCAGTAATGGCACTGTGGACGAGGTTTCAAATCAGAATGAGTTGATGGTGAATGAGTTCCTGCATGATGGGAACCTCAACTTTCCTGGTGGATCCACTGTCAAGGATGAAGAGGACAATCTTAAG AGAAGGATAAAGGAGACTATGGAGAGAGCTTTCTGGGATAATGTCATGGAATCCATGAAATTGGAGAAGCCAGACTATAGCTGCATCTCTAACCTTATGAAAGAAGTGAGTGACGAACTTTGCCAGATGGTACCAGATAGCTGGAAAGTAGAAATAACTGAAACTATTGATCTGGACATTCTCTCACAG TTGCTCAACTCCGGCACCTTGGATATCGATTACCTTGGAAAGATGCTTGAGTTTGCGTTGGCTACTCTGCGGAAACTCTCTGCCCCAGCTAATGACCGTGAGAATGAAAGCACCCACCGGGATTTACTCAAGGAACTTCACAGGTTGTGTGAAGCTGAAGATGAGTCTGGTAACTTCCGTGCTGTTGCAATAGTCAAGGGGATCCGCTTCATTCTTGAGCAAATTCAG GAACTTAAGCGAGAGATAGGCATAGGTCGCATAGCAATCATGAAACCCTTTTTGCAAGGACCAGCAGGCTTTGATTACCTTACAAAAGCATTTGAAAAGCGTTATGGACCTCCCACTCAAGCCTACGAATCACTACCAGTGACACGAAGGTGGATATCAACTCTTTTGTCTAGCAAAGAAGAGTGGGAAGAACACAACAATACGCTTTCAGCCTTGAATGTGGTTGAGAGATCCTCCATGGGTATTTCTCTCAAAACGGGTGGAAGCTTTCTATCCCCAGTCAATACCACGTCCAAGTCAACTGTTATGGACACTGCAG GTCAACTATCAGAATGCAAGGGAGAAAGAGTTGATTTGGCAGTGAGGCTTGGGTTGTTGAAGCTGGTGAATCAGGTAGCTGGTTTAACACCAGAAGTTCTACCGGAAACTTTTCAGCTCAACCTCTTTCGCGTGAGGGATATTCAAGCTGAAATTCAGAATATAATTGTGGTAACCACAAG CTTGCTCATTTGGCGTCAAATGCTTGCAAAGAGCGAAAGCGAAACAGAAAGTATGGCAAAGAAATTGTTGGAGTTGTTAGATGGGAAGGAAGGAGCAGGACTAACGGAGATAATCGAAACAACAAtgagtgaagaagatggagagaagaagaagatgatgagaggATTATTGGGGAAGAGTTTGGGAGAAGGTAACACAGTGTATGAGAGAGTTACAAGTTGTATATACAAAGCGGCTCGAGGAGCTTTATTGGCTGGGAATGGAGAAAATGGGAAGAGAATGGTTGAAACAGAGATGAAGAAAGtaggaggaggtggaggattGAAAGAAAGGGTTTTAGAGACAGCTCGAGCCCTTGGTGTTGTAGCTTGTGTCTCAGTCAGAGTTCATGGTCCATGGTTGACTCAGCTCATGCCACAACattga